From the genome of Ignavibacteriales bacterium, one region includes:
- a CDS encoding host-nuclease inhibitor Gam family protein, with protein sequence MDEKTFLEDLIKEAEEKEELRTQAFYDLLLLEISKLQDQIANNFYEAEKEIELINRFILSKNSTIQNKVDWLEKKLEAYIREKGEKTLEMPHGTLKMHKKPDRIEIADLDLFLKHAKKEMLSVIPEQIKPDLTKIKSFMKTNFPPKGVKIIEGETEFSYKLRKDDENVRPQKTRVNRTESTSDNEIALRQSA encoded by the coding sequence ATGGATGAAAAAACATTTCTCGAAGATCTCATAAAAGAGGCTGAGGAAAAAGAAGAACTGCGAACACAAGCGTTTTATGATTTGCTACTACTTGAAATTAGCAAGCTGCAAGATCAGATAGCTAATAACTTCTATGAAGCTGAAAAAGAAATTGAACTGATCAATAGATTTATTCTTTCTAAAAACTCAACGATTCAGAATAAAGTTGATTGGCTTGAAAAGAAATTAGAAGCATACATCAGAGAGAAAGGTGAAAAGACTTTAGAGATGCCTCACGGAACTTTGAAGATGCACAAAAAGCCGGACCGAATTGAAATTGCAGATCTTGATCTTTTCTTAAAGCACGCAAAGAAAGAAATGTTGTCTGTAATACCGGAACAAATAAAACCGGATTTAACAAAAATAAAATCCTTCATGAAAACTAACTTCCCACCCAAGGGTGTGAAAATCATTGAAGGAGAGACAGAGTTTAGTTATAAACTCAGGAAGGATGATGAAAATGTCAGACCGCAAAAAACTAGAGTTAACAGAACTGAATCAACCAGTGATAATGAAATTGCTCTTCGACAGTCCGCTTAA
- a CDS encoding class I SAM-dependent DNA methyltransferase: MDNSQHNKIVSFIWSIADDCLRDVFVRGKYRDVILPMFVLRRIDVLLEPTKEAIKEEVKYQREDVGLTELDPNALQDVTGYVFYNTSKFTLKSMLGNPSQIEANFKNYLDGFSDNVKEIIDKFYLRAQIRKMVDANVLHDVIEKYTSNEINLGPETIQAPDEKTLPGLSNHGMGIVFEELIRKFNEENNEEAGEHFTPREVIHLMTHLLFLPVKKKLPPVIMIYDPACGSGGMLTESENYLTDPDGPFKVKEDRINLYGKEVNGETYAICKSDMMIKGKDPAHIKFGSTLATDDFSSLRFDFMLSNPPYGKSWKADQKNIIDEGEVIDPRFQISLKNFRDEWELVNATPRSSDGQLLFLMEMVNKMKRLSDSPLGSRIASIHNGSSLFTGDAGSGESNIRRYIIENDWLEAIIQLPNNLFYNTGITTYIWIVSNNKAKNRKGKVQLIDASNMFEKLRNNLGQKNCRFSDAHIDEITEISLEMPNSGVSKVFDNSDFGYYKVTVERPLRLKSQFTNERISTLRFVSYLSDIMQWIYSKYGDKVYDGLKKFHKEIEEHISEEQLDIPSKNIRSILDVKVWEKQLRLMDVAKLLQKEIGTKCYNNFNIFQQLVTDAIKKLEITLTSSEKKQILDAVSWRDENAESVIKSVHALKDEKLNEILNQLGTTKERLNDYGFWQTKHQHEFIEYEPDSELRDNENIPLKEDIYKYFIREVRPHVGDAWMAIDKTQIGYEVSFNKYFYKHTPLRSLEKVTKEILALEKETKGLLKKIVGFRKVR, encoded by the coding sequence ATGGATAACTCCCAACACAATAAAATTGTTTCTTTCATTTGGTCTATTGCAGACGATTGTCTGAGAGATGTCTTTGTTCGAGGTAAATACCGTGATGTAATTCTCCCGATGTTTGTTCTTAGAAGAATTGACGTTCTTCTGGAACCCACAAAAGAAGCAATCAAAGAAGAAGTTAAGTATCAACGTGAAGATGTTGGACTTACAGAACTTGATCCAAATGCTCTTCAGGATGTAACCGGGTATGTTTTCTATAACACATCTAAATTTACTCTTAAAAGTATGCTCGGTAATCCTTCACAGATAGAAGCCAACTTCAAAAATTATCTTGATGGATTCAGCGATAACGTAAAAGAGATTATAGATAAATTTTATCTCCGTGCGCAGATTAGGAAAATGGTTGATGCAAATGTACTTCACGATGTTATAGAAAAATATACATCGAATGAAATCAATCTTGGTCCGGAAACAATACAAGCTCCTGATGAGAAGACCTTACCTGGTCTTTCCAATCATGGGATGGGTATTGTGTTTGAAGAGCTTATTCGAAAATTCAACGAAGAGAATAATGAAGAAGCCGGAGAGCATTTTACTCCGCGCGAAGTTATTCATCTAATGACACATCTATTGTTTCTCCCTGTAAAGAAAAAACTTCCTCCCGTAATTATGATTTACGATCCCGCTTGTGGATCCGGTGGTATGCTCACCGAATCTGAAAACTATCTCACCGATCCGGATGGCCCTTTCAAAGTAAAGGAAGATAGAATTAACCTTTACGGCAAAGAAGTAAACGGCGAAACTTATGCTATATGCAAATCAGATATGATGATTAAAGGGAAAGACCCGGCACATATTAAATTTGGCTCTACTTTGGCAACGGATGATTTCTCTTCACTCCGTTTCGATTTTATGTTATCAAATCCTCCTTATGGCAAATCATGGAAAGCAGATCAGAAAAATATTATCGATGAAGGCGAGGTTATCGATCCTCGTTTCCAAATATCTTTGAAGAATTTTAGGGACGAGTGGGAATTGGTAAATGCGACCCCTCGTTCATCGGATGGACAACTCCTTTTCCTCATGGAAATGGTTAACAAAATGAAGCGCCTTTCTGATTCTCCGTTGGGCTCTCGTATTGCTTCGATTCATAACGGCTCATCGCTCTTTACCGGCGATGCCGGAAGCGGTGAAAGTAACATCCGCAGATACATCATCGAAAACGATTGGCTCGAAGCTATTATCCAGCTTCCTAATAATTTGTTTTATAATACCGGCATTACAACTTACATCTGGATTGTCTCTAATAACAAAGCAAAGAATCGAAAAGGTAAAGTTCAATTGATCGATGCATCTAACATGTTCGAAAAGCTTAGAAATAATCTCGGTCAGAAGAATTGCCGGTTCTCCGATGCTCATATTGACGAGATAACAGAAATCTCTCTTGAGATGCCAAATAGCGGGGTTTCTAAAGTTTTTGATAATTCCGATTTTGGTTATTACAAAGTTACTGTTGAACGCCCGTTGCGTCTTAAATCTCAATTCACTAATGAACGAATTTCTACTCTACGTTTCGTTTCTTACTTATCGGATATTATGCAATGGATCTATTCCAAATATGGGGATAAAGTTTACGATGGCTTAAAAAAATTCCACAAGGAAATTGAAGAACACATTTCCGAGGAACAGCTCGATATTCCTTCCAAGAATATCAGATCCATTTTAGATGTTAAGGTATGGGAAAAACAGTTGCGGTTAATGGATGTGGCAAAACTTCTCCAGAAAGAAATTGGTACAAAATGCTATAACAATTTCAACATCTTCCAGCAGCTAGTGACTGATGCTATTAAGAAATTAGAAATTACGCTCACATCATCGGAGAAAAAACAGATTCTCGATGCTGTTAGTTGGCGTGATGAAAATGCTGAAAGTGTAATTAAATCAGTTCATGCACTGAAAGATGAAAAGCTCAATGAAATATTAAATCAGCTTGGAACAACCAAAGAAAGATTGAACGATTACGGTTTCTGGCAAACCAAACACCAACATGAATTTATTGAATATGAACCCGACAGCGAGTTACGTGATAATGAAAATATTCCGCTGAAGGAAGATATTTATAAATACTTTATCCGCGAAGTCCGTCCCCATGTTGGAGATGCATGGATGGCAATTGATAAAACACAAATTGGTTACGAAGTTAGTTTTAATAAATATTTCTACAAACATACTCCGCTCCGTTCTTTGGAAAAAGTAACTAAAGAAATCCTTGCTCTTGAAAAGGAAACGAAAGGCTTGCTTAAAAAGATTGTCGGCTTCCGTAAGGTTCGCTAA
- a CDS encoding JAB domain-containing protein yields the protein MADMKVRFKTLVWTFKDTSIKYPEYSELPRKKITSPQDFYNLFNPLLKEESKEVFLVSWLSSANRVQGFEIISSGSLTASVVDPRAVFRSAIVANCANIIIAHNHPSGNTEPSNEDISITKKLVEVGKIIEINIFDHIIFAEDKYTSFVERRLL from the coding sequence ATGGCTGACATGAAAGTAAGATTCAAAACACTTGTCTGGACTTTCAAAGATACTTCAATTAAATACCCAGAATACTCTGAACTACCTAGAAAGAAAATAACCTCCCCGCAAGATTTTTATAATCTATTCAACCCCTTGTTAAAAGAAGAATCCAAAGAAGTCTTTCTCGTTTCCTGGTTAAGCAGTGCCAACAGAGTCCAGGGTTTTGAGATAATATCTTCCGGTAGTCTAACTGCCTCCGTTGTAGATCCAAGGGCAGTATTCAGAAGTGCGATTGTCGCGAATTGCGCCAACATTATAATAGCCCACAATCATCCTAGTGGAAATACGGAACCCAGCAATGAAGATATTTCGATAACTAAGAAGCTTGTCGAGGTAGGAAAGATTATTGAGATCAACATCTTCGATCATATCATCTTTGCTGAGGATAAGTATACATCCTTTGTTGAACGACGGCTGCTTTAA
- a CDS encoding restriction endonuclease subunit S, whose translation MQLPKHKKYKESGIKWIGQIPQNWKIEKLRAVTELKSEKNRPNLQVLSVYREFGVIQKDSRDDNHNVTSQDTSTYKAVKPGDLVVNKMKAWQGSMGVSEHEGIVSPAYITCKLKTEKVFPKYLHYLLRSHPYIGVYNALSYGVRVGQWDMHYEDFKKIPICLPDKKEMIYIVNFIDKKFAEIDNAISKKEKLIELLKEQKNILINQAVTNGIKPKVKLKNSGVDWIGKIPAHWEVRKISRSFRIIGSGTTPDSGNSAFYENGTISWVNTGDLNDNRLKDINKKITAKALRRFTSLKIYPKDTLIIAMYGATIGKTGLTVSDVTANQACCCLSDSVCFDIRYLQFWFISNRPQILSLSYGGGQPNINQDLIKSLLIQCPPLYEQNNIVKSCEEITKYYDKTIVKSFEQIQTLKEFKSILISNVVTGKIKVT comes from the coding sequence ATGCAATTACCCAAACACAAAAAATATAAAGAGAGCGGAATTAAGTGGATTGGACAGATACCACAAAATTGGAAGATTGAAAAACTGAGAGCTGTAACTGAATTAAAAAGTGAAAAAAATAGACCAAACCTTCAAGTATTATCCGTCTATCGTGAATTTGGAGTAATCCAAAAGGATTCAAGAGATGATAACCATAATGTTACTTCGCAAGATACTTCTACATATAAAGCAGTTAAACCGGGTGATTTAGTTGTCAATAAAATGAAGGCATGGCAAGGTTCTATGGGTGTAAGTGAACATGAAGGAATTGTTAGCCCGGCTTACATCACATGTAAACTAAAAACTGAAAAAGTATTTCCAAAATATTTGCATTATCTGCTAAGATCACATCCTTATATTGGTGTTTATAACGCTTTGTCATACGGTGTGCGTGTTGGTCAATGGGATATGCATTATGAAGATTTTAAGAAAATTCCTATCTGTTTGCCTGACAAGAAAGAAATGATATACATAGTAAATTTTATAGATAAAAAATTTGCCGAAATTGATAATGCAATCTCTAAAAAAGAAAAACTAATAGAACTACTCAAAGAGCAAAAAAACATTCTTATCAACCAAGCCGTTACAAATGGTATCAAACCAAAAGTAAAACTTAAAAACAGTGGTGTAGATTGGATTGGCAAAATTCCAGCACATTGGGAAGTAAGAAAGATTAGTCGATCGTTTAGAATAATTGGTAGTGGAACAACTCCAGATAGCGGTAATTCAGCATTCTATGAAAACGGAACAATCAGTTGGGTAAATACTGGTGATCTAAATGATAATAGATTAAAAGATATAAATAAAAAAATAACCGCAAAAGCGTTGAGAAGATTTACATCATTAAAAATATACCCAAAAGATACATTGATAATTGCAATGTATGGAGCTACAATTGGCAAAACTGGTTTGACAGTTTCAGATGTTACTGCGAATCAAGCTTGTTGTTGTTTGTCGGATTCGGTTTGTTTTGATATTCGTTATTTGCAATTTTGGTTTATTTCAAATCGACCCCAAATACTTTCTCTTTCTTATGGTGGGGGTCAACCGAACATAAACCAAGATTTGATAAAATCATTGTTAATACAGTGCCCACCACTATACGAACAAAATAACATTGTCAAATCTTGTGAAGAAATAACTAAATATTACGATAAAACTATTGTCAAATCGTTTGAGCAGATCCAAACACTGAAAGAATTTAAATCAATTCTTATTTCAAATGTAGTTACCGGAAAAATAAAAGTTACTTAG